One part of the Lycorma delicatula isolate Av1 chromosome 7, ASM4794821v1, whole genome shotgun sequence genome encodes these proteins:
- the LOC142327432 gene encoding uncharacterized protein LOC142327432 isoform X1, whose amino-acid sequence MWCRRYCSIRLIMEKDSLSFVPTKCSALKNIAVQYKEITFTNPAKKKKTESVNNSLEKDEKPNLNNQVIDMKRARYEVLKFAKSNVKSSNKQKTDRQLALELGAKPLRRKPIPYKELLAKKQKRREKNKRKEDLKKLTQVFNGKSILNNRKKSKPVKKNKSGILDIYGKPKPSNKT is encoded by the exons ATGTGGTGTAGACGTTATTGCAGTATTAG ACTCATTATGGAGAAAGACAGTTTAAGTTTTGTACCTACTAAATGCTCTGCATTGAAAAATATTGCTGTACAGTATAAAGAAATTACCTTCACTAAtccagcaaaaaagaaaaaaaccgaaTCTGTAAATAATTCATTAGAAAAAGATGAAAAGCCAAACTTAAATAATCAAGTTATTGATATGAAACGTGCAAGGTATGAAgtattaaaatttgcaaaatccaatgttaaatcatcaaataaacagaaaactgaCAGGCAGTTAGCTTTAGAACTTGGTGCTAAACCTTTACGTAGAAAACCTATTCCATACAAAGAATTgttagcaaaaaaacaaaaaaggagagaaaagaataaaagaaaagaggaTCTGAAAAAGTTAACCCAAGTATTTAATGGTAAATCAATATTAAACAACAGAAAGAAAAgtaaaccagtaaaaaaaaataagagtggAATTTTGGACATATATGGAAag cCTAAACCTAGCAACAAAACTTAG
- the LOC142327432 gene encoding uncharacterized protein LOC142327432 isoform X2 encodes MEKDSLSFVPTKCSALKNIAVQYKEITFTNPAKKKKTESVNNSLEKDEKPNLNNQVIDMKRARYEVLKFAKSNVKSSNKQKTDRQLALELGAKPLRRKPIPYKELLAKKQKRREKNKRKEDLKKLTQVFNGKSILNNRKKSKPVKKNKSGILDIYGKPKPSNKT; translated from the exons ATGGAGAAAGACAGTTTAAGTTTTGTACCTACTAAATGCTCTGCATTGAAAAATATTGCTGTACAGTATAAAGAAATTACCTTCACTAAtccagcaaaaaagaaaaaaaccgaaTCTGTAAATAATTCATTAGAAAAAGATGAAAAGCCAAACTTAAATAATCAAGTTATTGATATGAAACGTGCAAGGTATGAAgtattaaaatttgcaaaatccaatgttaaatcatcaaataaacagaaaactgaCAGGCAGTTAGCTTTAGAACTTGGTGCTAAACCTTTACGTAGAAAACCTATTCCATACAAAGAATTgttagcaaaaaaacaaaaaaggagagaaaagaataaaagaaaagaggaTCTGAAAAAGTTAACCCAAGTATTTAATGGTAAATCAATATTAAACAACAGAAAGAAAAgtaaaccagtaaaaaaaaataagagtggAATTTTGGACATATATGGAAag cCTAAACCTAGCAACAAAACTTAG